In Pseudomonas deceptionensis, a single window of DNA contains:
- the nagZ gene encoding beta-N-acetylhexosaminidase, which yields MQGSLMVDVAGTWLTAEDRQLLRQPEVGGLIIFARNIEHPRQVRELSASIRALRPDLLLAVDQEGGRVQRLRQGFVRLPAMRAIADNPNAEYLAEQCGWIMATEVLAVGLDLSFAPVLDLDYQRSAVVGSRSFEGDPERAATLAGAFIRGMNDAGMAATGKHFPGHGWAEADSHVAIPTDERSLEQIRAHDLVPFARLSKQLAAVMPAHVIYPQVDSQPAGFSRRWLQDILRGELQFDGVIFSDDLSMAGAHVVGDAASRIEAALSAGCDMGLVCNDRAAAELALSAAQRLKVTPSPRIARMRGQAWASTDYRQSPRWLVAMGALKDAQLID from the coding sequence TTGCAAGGCTCCTTGATGGTGGACGTCGCCGGTACTTGGCTGACGGCTGAAGATCGGCAATTGCTGCGCCAGCCTGAAGTGGGCGGATTGATCATTTTTGCGCGCAATATCGAGCACCCGCGCCAGGTGCGTGAGTTGAGTGCGTCGATTCGTGCATTGCGTCCGGACTTGCTGCTGGCGGTCGATCAGGAAGGCGGCAGGGTGCAGCGCCTGCGTCAGGGCTTTGTACGCCTGCCCGCCATGCGCGCCATTGCCGATAACCCGAATGCCGAGTACCTGGCCGAGCAATGTGGCTGGATCATGGCCACGGAAGTTTTGGCTGTGGGGCTGGACTTGAGCTTTGCCCCGGTACTGGATCTGGATTACCAGCGCAGTGCCGTGGTGGGCAGCCGTTCGTTCGAGGGTGACCCCGAGCGTGCCGCCACACTGGCCGGTGCCTTTATTCGCGGGATGAATGATGCAGGCATGGCTGCTACCGGTAAGCATTTTCCGGGGCACGGGTGGGCTGAAGCTGATTCTCACGTTGCCATCCCGACTGATGAGCGCAGCCTTGAGCAGATACGTGCCCATGACCTGGTGCCATTTGCCCGTCTGAGCAAACAGCTGGCTGCCGTGATGCCCGCTCACGTGATTTACCCGCAAGTTGACAGCCAGCCCGCGGGTTTTTCCCGTCGCTGGTTGCAGGATATCTTGCGCGGCGAACTGCAATTTGACGGTGTGATTTTCAGTGATGACCTGTCCATGGCCGGTGCGCATGTGGTGGGTGATGCCGCGAGTCGGATTGAAGCGGCCCTGTCGGCCGGTTGCGACATGGGGTTGGTGTGCAACGACCGTGCGGCGGCAGAACTGGCACTCAGTGCCGCGCAGCGCTTGAAAGTCACGCCTTCGCCGCGGATCGCCCGCATGCGCGGTCAGGCCTGGGCCAGCACCGACTATCGCCAGAGCCCGCGCTGGCTGGTGGCAATGGGTGCACTCAAAGACGCTCAACTAATTGATTAA
- a CDS encoding TetR/AcrR family transcriptional regulator — MAQSETVERILDAAEQLFAEKGFAETSLRLITSKAGVNLAAVNYHFGSKKALIQAVFSRFLGPFCANLDRELERRQARPENRPSLEELLEMLVEQALVIQPRSGNDLSIFMRLLGLAFSQSQGHLRRYLEDMYGKVFRRYMLLVNEAAPQIPPIELFWRVHFMLGAAAFSMSGIKALRAIAETDFGVNTSIEQVMRLMVPFLAAGMRAESGVSDPAMASAQLRPRTKTAPAAAKV, encoded by the coding sequence ATGGCCCAGTCGGAAACCGTTGAACGTATCCTTGATGCTGCTGAGCAGCTGTTCGCGGAAAAAGGGTTTGCCGAAACCTCATTACGGCTGATTACCAGTAAAGCCGGGGTTAACCTGGCGGCGGTCAATTACCATTTCGGTTCTAAGAAAGCGCTGATTCAGGCGGTTTTTTCACGTTTTCTGGGGCCTTTTTGCGCCAACCTTGATCGTGAGCTGGAGCGCCGCCAGGCCAGGCCGGAGAACCGTCCGAGCCTGGAAGAGCTACTGGAAATGCTGGTCGAGCAGGCGCTGGTGATTCAGCCCCGAAGCGGGAATGACCTGTCGATTTTCATGCGCTTGCTGGGCCTGGCTTTCAGTCAGAGCCAGGGGCACTTGCGCCGTTACCTCGAAGACATGTACGGCAAAGTGTTCCGTCGCTATATGTTGCTGGTCAACGAAGCGGCCCCGCAGATCCCGCCTATAGAGCTGTTCTGGCGCGTGCACTTCATGCTTGGCGCGGCGGCCTTCAGCATGTCGGGGATCAAGGCGTTGCGTGCCATTGCCGAGACCGATTTTGGCGTCAACACCTCCATCGAGCAGGTGATGCGTCTGATGGTGCCGTTCCTTGCAGCCGGCATGCGCGCTGAAAGTGGCGTCAGTGATCCGGCAATGGCCAGTGCCCAGCTTCGCCCCCGCACCAAAACCGCACCGGCTGCCGCCAAGGTTTGA
- the fadB gene encoding fatty acid oxidation complex subunit alpha FadB → MIYEGKAITVTALESGIVELKFDLKGESVNKFNRLTLNELRQAVDAIKADASVKGVIVSSGKDVFIVGADITEFVENFKLPDAELIAGNLEANKIFSDFEDLNVPTVAAINGIALGGGLEMCLAADFRVMADSAKIGLPEVKLGIYPGFGGTVRLPRLIGVDNAVEWIASGKENRAEDALKVSAVDAVVTADKLGAAALDMIKRAISGELDYKAKRQPKLEKLKLNAIEQMMAFETAKGFVAGQAGPNYPAPVEAIKTIQKAANFGRDKALEVEAAGFAKLAKTSASQCLIGLFLNDQELKKKAKIYDKIAKDVKQAAVLGAGIMGGGIAYQSASKGTPILMKDINEHGIEQGLAEAAKLLVGRVDKGRMTPAKMAEVLNGIRPTLSYGDFGNVDLVVEAVVENPKVKQAVLAEVENHVREDAILASNTSTISISLLAKALKRPENFVGMHFFNPVHMMPLVEVIRGEKSSDLAVATTVAYAKKMGKNPIVVNDCPGFLVNRVLFPYFGGFARLVSAGVDFVRIDKVMEKFGWPMGPAYLMDVVGIDTGHHGRDVMAEGFPDRMKDDRRSAIDALYEAKRLGQKNGKGFYAYEEDKRGKQKKIVDSSVLEVLKPIVYEQRDVTDEDIINWMMIPLCLETVRCLEDGIVETAAEADMGLVYGIGFPLFRGGALRYIDSIGVAEFVALADQYAELGALYHPTAKLREMAKNGQSFFG, encoded by the coding sequence ATGATTTACGAAGGTAAAGCCATCACGGTTACGGCTCTTGAAAGTGGCATCGTCGAACTGAAGTTCGACCTCAAGGGTGAGTCCGTCAACAAGTTCAACCGTCTAACCCTGAACGAATTGCGTCAGGCAGTGGATGCGATCAAGGCAGACGCTTCGGTCAAAGGTGTCATCGTTTCCAGTGGTAAAGACGTCTTTATCGTCGGCGCCGACATCACCGAATTCGTCGAAAACTTCAAGTTGCCGGATGCCGAGCTGATCGCGGGCAACCTCGAAGCCAACAAAATCTTCAGCGATTTCGAAGACCTCAACGTACCTACCGTCGCGGCCATCAATGGCATCGCGTTGGGTGGCGGCCTGGAAATGTGCCTGGCAGCGGACTTCCGCGTCATGGCTGACAGCGCCAAAATCGGCCTGCCGGAAGTCAAGCTGGGCATCTACCCTGGCTTTGGCGGCACCGTACGTCTGCCGCGCCTGATCGGCGTTGATAACGCTGTTGAGTGGATTGCTTCCGGCAAGGAAAACCGCGCCGAAGACGCACTGAAAGTCAGTGCCGTAGATGCTGTGGTAACAGCTGACAAGCTGGGCGCTGCCGCGCTGGACATGATTAAGCGCGCCATCAGCGGCGAGCTGGACTACAAGGCCAAGCGTCAACCCAAGCTTGAAAAGCTCAAGCTCAACGCCATTGAGCAGATGATGGCTTTCGAAACCGCCAAAGGTTTCGTTGCCGGCCAGGCGGGCCCGAACTACCCGGCGCCGGTTGAAGCGATCAAGACCATCCAGAAAGCCGCGAACTTCGGTCGTGACAAGGCGCTGGAAGTGGAAGCCGCCGGTTTCGCCAAACTGGCCAAGACCTCAGCTTCGCAATGCCTGATCGGCTTGTTCCTGAACGATCAGGAACTGAAGAAAAAAGCCAAGATCTACGACAAGATCGCCAAAGACGTGAAGCAGGCCGCCGTACTGGGCGCAGGCATCATGGGTGGGGGTATTGCCTATCAGTCGGCCTCCAAAGGTACGCCGATCCTGATGAAAGACATCAACGAACACGGCATCGAGCAGGGTCTGGCAGAAGCCGCCAAACTGCTGGTCGGTCGCGTTGATAAAGGTCGCATGACTCCGGCAAAAATGGCCGAAGTGCTTAACGGCATTCGTCCTACCTTGTCGTACGGCGATTTCGGCAACGTCGACCTGGTGGTCGAAGCTGTGGTCGAGAACCCGAAGGTCAAGCAAGCCGTACTGGCGGAAGTGGAAAATCACGTCCGTGAAGACGCCATCCTGGCATCCAACACATCGACCATTTCCATCAGCTTGCTGGCCAAGGCCCTCAAGCGTCCGGAAAACTTCGTCGGCATGCACTTCTTCAACCCGGTGCACATGATGCCGCTGGTTGAAGTGATTCGTGGCGAGAAGTCCAGCGACCTGGCCGTTGCAACCACCGTTGCCTACGCCAAGAAAATGGGCAAAAACCCGATCGTGGTCAACGACTGCCCGGGCTTTTTGGTCAACCGCGTGCTGTTCCCGTACTTCGGCGGTTTCGCCAGACTGGTCAGCGCCGGTGTCGACTTCGTGCGCATCGACAAAGTGATGGAAAAATTCGGCTGGCCGATGGGCCCGGCGTACCTGATGGACGTGGTCGGCATCGACACCGGCCACCACGGTCGTGACGTGATGGCTGAAGGCTTTCCTGATCGCATGAAAGACGACCGTCGTTCGGCGATTGACGCTCTGTACGAGGCCAAGCGCCTGGGTCAGAAGAACGGCAAGGGCTTCTACGCCTACGAAGAAGACAAGCGCGGCAAGCAGAAGAAAATCGTTGATTCGAGCGTGCTTGAAGTCCTCAAGCCTATCGTCTACGAGCAGCGCGATGTGACCGACGAAGACATCATCAACTGGATGATGATCCCGCTGTGTCTGGAAACCGTGCGTTGCCTGGAAGACGGCATCGTTGAAACCGCAGCCGAGGCCGATATGGGTCTGGTCTACGGTATTGGCTTCCCGCTGTTCCGTGGCGGCGCTCTGCGCTACATCGATTCGATCGGTGTTGCAGAGTTCGTGGCCCTGGCTGATCAGTACGCTGAACTGGGCGCGCTGTACCACCCGACTGCGAAGCTGCGTGAAATGGCCAAAAACGGCCAGAGCTTCTTCGGTTAA
- the sulA gene encoding SOS-induced cell division inhibitor SulA, with amino-acid sequence MQFPHTPLPAQLTLFEAFMAQPMTPAIKDVLESPWSADPEVFSELSLRGAAGNCLNLLAPMLRELSEQQNARWLTLIAPPASLTQSWLRDAGLNRERILLLQPNGNKSALQLTCEALRLGRSHTVVSWINPLNSAARQQLISAARTGHGQSLNIRLG; translated from the coding sequence ATGCAGTTCCCACACACACCGCTGCCAGCACAACTCACCCTGTTCGAAGCGTTCATGGCGCAACCCATGACCCCGGCGATCAAAGACGTGCTCGAATCACCCTGGAGCGCCGACCCTGAAGTCTTCAGTGAACTGTCGCTGCGCGGTGCTGCCGGAAACTGCCTTAACCTGCTTGCCCCGATGCTGCGCGAACTGAGCGAGCAACAAAATGCCCGCTGGCTCACACTGATCGCACCGCCTGCGAGCTTGACCCAAAGCTGGTTACGCGACGCCGGCCTGAACCGCGAGCGTATTCTGCTGCTACAGCCCAACGGCAATAAAAGCGCCTTGCAACTCACCTGCGAAGCGTTGCGTCTGGGGCGCAGCCACACTGTGGTGAGCTGGATCAACCCGCTGAACAGCGCTGCGCGCCAACAGTTGATCAGCGCAGCACGCACCGGGCACGGTCAAAGCTTGAATATTCGTTTGGGCTAA
- a CDS encoding S-methyl-5'-thioinosine phosphorylase has product MTVYAIIGGTGLTQLEGLTISRSLALDTPYGPTSADIQIGEFGGREVLFLARHGHPHRVPPHQVNYRANLWALKQAGAEAILAVNAVGGIHMAMGTGHFCVPHQLIDYTSGREHTYFAGDLEHVTHIDFSYPYTESLREQLIGALAAEGCSYSSHGVYAATQGPRLETVAEIARLERDGCDIVGMTGMPEAALARELELDYACLALVVNPAAGKSTAIITMAEIEQALHDGMGKVKATLAGVLAG; this is encoded by the coding sequence ATGACGGTTTACGCAATTATCGGTGGTACAGGCCTGACTCAGCTTGAAGGGTTGACCATCAGCCGTTCGCTGGCCTTGGATACGCCTTATGGCCCGACTTCGGCAGATATCCAGATCGGTGAGTTTGGCGGGCGCGAAGTGTTGTTTCTGGCGCGTCATGGCCACCCGCACCGCGTGCCGCCGCATCAGGTCAACTACCGCGCCAACCTGTGGGCTTTAAAGCAGGCGGGGGCCGAGGCGATCCTGGCGGTCAATGCCGTTGGCGGAATTCATATGGCGATGGGCACCGGGCATTTTTGTGTGCCGCATCAACTGATCGACTACACCAGTGGTCGTGAGCACACCTATTTCGCCGGTGATCTGGAGCACGTGACCCACATCGACTTCAGCTATCCCTACACCGAGTCGTTGCGTGAGCAGTTGATCGGCGCACTGGCGGCTGAGGGTTGTTCCTACAGCAGTCATGGTGTGTATGCGGCGACTCAAGGCCCGCGTCTTGAGACGGTGGCGGAAATCGCTCGCCTTGAGCGTGACGGTTGCGACATCGTGGGCATGACCGGTATGCCGGAAGCGGCTCTGGCCCGTGAGCTGGAGCTGGATTACGCGTGCCTGGCGCTGGTGGTCAACCCGGCTGCGGGCAAGTCGACAGCCATCATCACCATGGCCGAAATCGAGCAGGCGCTGCATGACGGCATGGGCAAGGTCAAAGCGACACTGGCGGGGGTGCTGGCGGGCTGA
- a CDS encoding DUF6586 family protein — MAHELYTRTNQKIYFAGLALEAMNKASEGRAMNAQALVQAERESAVFHLYGALLGLCHEIAGFYRLPQANAPRVELLLTRQVLEEKAIPELAELVELAQAPQTWLAQLVATHAGLYQPLQAPKKVKADVFQPLIVAINLEDEEPLELSRETLEEWRQNLKGLAIRFRDGLNEC; from the coding sequence ATGGCTCACGAACTCTATACCCGCACTAATCAGAAAATCTATTTCGCGGGCCTGGCCCTTGAGGCCATGAACAAGGCGAGCGAGGGTCGGGCCATGAATGCTCAGGCGCTGGTTCAGGCCGAACGTGAATCGGCGGTGTTTCATCTTTATGGCGCGTTGCTTGGGTTGTGCCATGAGATAGCCGGCTTTTATCGCCTGCCCCAGGCCAATGCACCTCGGGTCGAGTTGCTGCTTACCCGGCAAGTGCTGGAGGAGAAGGCAATCCCTGAACTGGCAGAGCTGGTTGAGCTGGCGCAGGCACCGCAGACCTGGCTGGCACAGTTGGTCGCGACCCATGCCGGGCTGTATCAACCGCTACAGGCGCCAAAGAAGGTCAAGGCGGATGTGTTCCAGCCATTGATCGTTGCGATCAACCTCGAAGACGAGGAGCCCCTGGAGTTGAGCCGCGAAACACTGGAAGAGTGGCGTCAGAACCTCAAAGGCCTGGCCATTCGGTTCCGTGATGGACTCAATGAGTGCTAA
- the fadA gene encoding acetyl-CoA C-acyltransferase FadA: protein MSLNPRDVVIVDFGRTPMGRSKGGMHRNTRAEDMSAHLISKVLERNSKVDPSEVEDVIWGCVNQTLEQGWNIARMASLMTQIPHTSAAQTVSRLCGSSMSALHTAAQAIMTGNGDVFVVGGVEHMGHVSMMHGVDPNPHMSLYAAKASGMMGLTAEMLGKMHGITREQQDAFAVRSHQLAHKATVEGKFKDEIIPMQGYDENGFLKVFDYDETIRPDTTLESLAALKPAFNPKGGTVTAGTSSQITDGASCMIVMSAQRAKDLGLEPLAVIRSMAVAGVDPAIMGYGPVPATQKALKRAGLNMADIDFIELNEAFAAQALPVLKDLKVLDKMNEKVNLHGGAIALGHPFGCSGARISGTLLNVMKQNGGTFGLSTMCIGLGQGIATVFERV from the coding sequence ATGAGCTTGAATCCTAGAGACGTGGTGATTGTAGACTTCGGTCGCACCCCGATGGGCCGCTCCAAGGGTGGCATGCACCGCAACACCCGTGCTGAAGACATGTCTGCGCACCTGATCAGCAAAGTGCTGGAGCGCAACAGCAAGGTCGACCCGAGCGAAGTGGAAGACGTGATCTGGGGCTGCGTAAACCAGACCCTGGAGCAGGGCTGGAACATCGCGCGCATGGCGTCGCTGATGACCCAGATCCCGCACACCTCTGCAGCGCAGACCGTGAGCCGTCTGTGCGGTTCGTCCATGAGCGCCCTGCACACTGCTGCACAAGCGATCATGACCGGCAACGGTGACGTGTTCGTGGTTGGCGGCGTCGAGCATATGGGCCACGTGAGCATGATGCACGGCGTTGACCCTAACCCGCATATGTCGCTGTACGCGGCAAAAGCCTCGGGCATGATGGGTTTGACCGCTGAAATGCTGGGCAAGATGCATGGCATCACCCGTGAGCAGCAGGATGCATTTGCTGTGCGTTCTCACCAGCTCGCCCACAAGGCGACGGTAGAAGGCAAGTTCAAGGATGAAATCATCCCGATGCAGGGTTACGACGAAAACGGCTTCCTTAAAGTTTTCGACTACGATGAAACCATTCGTCCAGATACCACCCTGGAAAGCCTGGCGGCGTTGAAACCTGCGTTCAACCCTAAAGGCGGTACCGTGACGGCGGGCACTTCGTCGCAAATCACCGATGGCGCTTCGTGCATGATCGTGATGTCGGCCCAGCGTGCAAAAGACTTGGGTCTTGAGCCGCTGGCAGTGATCCGCTCGATGGCAGTTGCCGGTGTGGACCCTGCGATCATGGGCTATGGTCCAGTACCGGCTACGCAAAAAGCGCTGAAGCGTGCGGGCTTGAATATGGCCGATATCGACTTCATCGAGCTCAACGAAGCTTTCGCTGCACAGGCCCTGCCAGTGCTGAAAGATCTGAAAGTGCTCGACAAGATGAATGAGAAGGTTAACCTGCACGGCGGTGCCATAGCACTGGGTCACCCATTTGGTTGTTCGGGTGCGCGTATTTCCGGCACTTTGCTCAATGTAATGAAGCAAAATGGCGGCACTTTCGGGTTGTCCACCATGTGCATTGGTCTTGGCCAGGGCATTGCCACCGTCTTCGAACGCGTCTAA
- the topA gene encoding type I DNA topoisomerase gives MGKSLVIVESPAKAKTINKYLGNEYVVKSSIGHIRDLPTSGSASASKEPAAKRGKAAAGEAPALSPKEKAQKQLISRMGVDPEHGWKAKYEILPGKEKVIEELRRLAKDADTIYLATDLDREGEAIAWHLREAIGGDDSRYKRVVFNEITKKAIQEAFSKPGELDINRVNAQQARRFLDRVVGYMVSPLLWAKVARGLSAGRVQSVAVKLVVEREREIRAFNPEEYWEIHADLGTAKGAKVRFDVAREKGEAFKPLNETQAMAALEKLKASNYSIVKREDKPTSSKPSAPFITSTLQQAASNRLGYGVKKTMMMAQRLYEAGYITYMRTDSTNLSADAVEMARTYIEGEFGASYLPPAPNVYSSKEGAQEAHEAIRPSDVNMHPSKLTGMERDAERLYELIWRQFVACQMLPAKYLSTTVTVAAGDFELRAKGRILKFDGYTRVMPQIAKPGDDDVLPDMVQGDVLKLIELDPSQHFTKPPARYSEASLVKEMEKRGIGRPSTYAAIIGTIQDRGYVALHNRRFYSEKMGDIVTERLSESFSDLMDYGFTAGMEENLDDVAHGERDWKNVLDEFYGDFKKKLEVAAAPDGGMRANQPVMTDIPCKECGRPMQIRTASTGVFLGCSGYSLPPKERCKATVNLVPGDEIAADDEGESESLVLLGKHRCPICSTAMDAYLLDEKHKLHICGNNPDCVGYEIEEGNYRIKGYEGPSLECDKCGSEMQLKTGRFGKFFGCTNAECKNTRKLLKSGEAAPPKMDPVKMPELKCEKVNDTYILRDGASGLFLAASQFPKNRETRAPLVIEIVPHKDEIDPKYHFLCDAPKKDPDGRPAVIRYSRKTKEQYVQTEVEGKPTGWRAFFDGKSWKVEDKRKEKDA, from the coding sequence ATGGGCAAATCGCTGGTCATTGTGGAATCCCCGGCTAAGGCCAAGACCATCAACAAGTACTTGGGTAACGAGTACGTGGTGAAGTCGAGTATCGGCCATATCCGAGACCTGCCCACCAGCGGTTCGGCTAGCGCCAGCAAAGAACCGGCTGCCAAGCGTGGCAAGGCAGCGGCGGGCGAAGCGCCGGCCCTGTCGCCAAAAGAGAAGGCTCAGAAGCAGCTGATCTCGCGCATGGGTGTGGACCCCGAACATGGCTGGAAAGCCAAGTACGAGATCCTGCCAGGCAAGGAAAAGGTCATCGAAGAGCTGCGCCGGCTCGCCAAGGATGCTGACACCATCTATCTCGCAACCGACTTGGATCGCGAGGGGGAAGCCATTGCCTGGCACCTGCGCGAAGCCATCGGTGGTGATGACAGCCGCTACAAGCGCGTGGTGTTCAACGAAATCACCAAAAAGGCGATCCAGGAAGCCTTCTCCAAGCCGGGCGAGCTGGACATCAACCGTGTTAACGCCCAGCAGGCCCGCCGCTTTCTCGATCGCGTAGTGGGTTACATGGTTTCACCGCTGCTGTGGGCCAAGGTTGCCCGTGGTCTGTCGGCAGGCCGTGTGCAGTCGGTAGCGGTAAAACTGGTGGTTGAGCGCGAGCGCGAAATTCGTGCGTTCAACCCTGAAGAGTACTGGGAAATTCACGCCGACCTTGGCACTGCCAAGGGTGCCAAGGTGCGCTTCGACGTCGCCCGTGAAAAAGGCGAGGCCTTCAAGCCGCTTAACGAAACCCAGGCCATGGCTGCGCTGGAGAAGCTCAAAGCTTCGAACTACAGCATCGTCAAGCGTGAAGACAAGCCGACCAGCAGCAAGCCGTCTGCGCCCTTCATTACCTCCACCCTGCAACAGGCCGCGAGCAATCGTTTGGGCTACGGGGTGAAGAAAACCATGATGATGGCCCAGCGTTTGTATGAAGCTGGCTACATCACGTATATGCGTACTGACTCCACCAACCTCTCGGCTGATGCGGTCGAGATGGCGCGTACTTATATTGAAGGCGAGTTCGGCGCGTCGTACCTGCCGCCGGCCCCCAACGTGTACAGCAGCAAGGAAGGCGCACAGGAGGCTCACGAAGCGATTCGTCCTTCTGACGTAAACATGCACCCGAGCAAGCTTACGGGCATGGAGCGCGACGCTGAGCGCCTTTACGAGCTGATCTGGCGCCAATTCGTGGCGTGCCAGATGCTGCCGGCCAAATACCTGTCGACCACCGTCACTGTGGCGGCCGGTGATTTTGAGCTGCGTGCCAAGGGCCGCATCCTCAAATTCGACGGTTACACCCGCGTGATGCCGCAAATTGCCAAGCCGGGCGACGACGATGTGCTGCCGGACATGGTCCAGGGCGACGTACTGAAATTGATCGAGCTCGACCCGAGCCAGCACTTCACCAAGCCGCCTGCGCGATACTCTGAAGCGAGCCTGGTTAAAGAGATGGAAAAACGCGGTATCGGTCGTCCTTCGACCTACGCTGCGATTATCGGGACCATTCAGGATCGTGGTTACGTGGCGCTGCATAACCGCCGCTTCTACTCCGAAAAAATGGGCGACATCGTTACCGAGCGCTTGTCCGAGAGCTTCTCTGACCTGATGGACTACGGCTTTACGGCCGGTATGGAAGAGAACCTCGATGACGTGGCTCACGGTGAGCGCGACTGGAAGAACGTGCTGGACGAGTTCTACGGCGACTTCAAGAAGAAGCTCGAAGTAGCGGCTGCGCCGGATGGCGGGATGCGGGCCAACCAGCCTGTGATGACCGATATTCCTTGTAAGGAATGCGGTCGTCCGATGCAGATTCGTACGGCTTCGACCGGTGTGTTCCTGGGTTGCTCCGGTTACAGCCTGCCGCCGAAAGAGCGTTGCAAGGCCACGGTCAATCTGGTGCCGGGTGACGAAATCGCTGCGGACGACGAAGGCGAATCCGAATCCCTGGTGTTGCTGGGCAAGCACCGCTGCCCGATTTGCAGCACGGCGATGGATGCTTACCTGCTGGATGAGAAGCACAAGCTGCACATCTGCGGTAACAACCCGGATTGTGTTGGCTACGAAATTGAAGAAGGCAACTACCGCATCAAGGGCTATGAAGGCCCAAGCCTTGAGTGCGACAAGTGCGGCAGCGAGATGCAGCTCAAAACCGGCCGTTTCGGCAAGTTCTTTGGCTGCACCAATGCCGAATGCAAAAACACCCGTAAATTGCTGAAAAGCGGTGAAGCGGCGCCGCCGAAAATGGACCCGGTGAAAATGCCGGAGCTCAAGTGCGAAAAGGTAAACGACACGTATATCCTGCGTGACGGTGCTTCGGGGTTGTTCCTGGCGGCGAGCCAGTTCCCGAAAAACCGTGAAACCCGTGCGCCGTTGGTGATCGAGATTGTTCCGCACAAGGACGAGATAGATCCCAAGTACCACTTCCTGTGTGACGCGCCGAAGAAAGACCCGGATGGCCGTCCGGCTGTGATTCGCTACAGTCGCAAAACCAAAGAGCAGTACGTGCAGACTGAAGTCGAGGGCAAGCCAACGGGCTGGCGTGCGTTCTTCGACGGCAAGAGCTGGAAGGTTGAAGACAAGCGTAAAGAAAAAGACGCTTGA
- a CDS encoding DUF1653 domain-containing protein, protein MPLQPGLYQHYKGPQYRVFSVARHSETEEDVVFYQALYGDYGFWVRPLSMFLESVIVEGEQVPRFALIQVEPSLFSRP, encoded by the coding sequence ATGCCGCTACAACCTGGGCTCTATCAGCACTACAAAGGTCCGCAATATCGGGTATTCAGCGTGGCTCGCCACTCCGAAACCGAAGAGGATGTAGTGTTTTATCAAGCCCTGTATGGCGATTACGGCTTTTGGGTACGCCCGCTGAGCATGTTTCTGGAGTCGGTCATCGTCGAGGGCGAACAGGTCCCGCGCTTTGCACTGATTCAGGTCGAACCCAGCCTTTTTTCCCGGCCATAA
- the lexA gene encoding transcriptional repressor LexA, translating to MLKLTPRQAEILAFIKRCLEDNGYPPTRAEIAQELGFKSPNAAEEHLKALARKGAIEMTPGASRGIRIPGFEAKSDESTLPIIGRVAAGAPILAQEHVEESCNINPTFFHPRADYLLRVQGMSMKDVGIFDGDLLAVHTCREARNGQIVVARIDDEVTVKRFKREGNKVWLIAENPDFAPIEVNLKDQELVIEGLSVGVIRR from the coding sequence ATGCTAAAACTGACGCCACGCCAAGCAGAGATCCTGGCCTTCATCAAGCGATGCCTGGAAGACAACGGATACCCGCCCACCCGTGCCGAGATCGCACAGGAGCTGGGCTTCAAGTCCCCCAACGCAGCCGAAGAACACCTCAAGGCCCTTGCCCGCAAGGGTGCCATCGAGATGACCCCAGGGGCGTCGCGCGGCATTCGCATCCCCGGCTTCGAGGCCAAGTCCGACGAGTCCACGCTTCCCATCATCGGCCGCGTCGCTGCAGGTGCCCCGATCCTGGCGCAGGAGCATGTCGAAGAGTCGTGCAACATCAACCCGACCTTCTTCCATCCGCGAGCCGATTACCTGCTGCGGGTACAGGGCATGAGCATGAAAGACGTCGGCATCTTCGATGGCGACCTGCTTGCTGTTCATACCTGTCGCGAAGCCCGAAACGGCCAGATCGTGGTGGCCCGTATCGACGACGAAGTGACGGTAAAACGCTTCAAGCGTGAAGGCAACAAGGTCTGGCTAATCGCCGAGAACCCTGACTTCGCCCCGATTGAAGTCAATCTCAAGGATCAGGAACTGGTCATTGAAGGCTTGAGCGTTGGCGTTATTCGCCGTTAA